Proteins from a genomic interval of Amphiura filiformis chromosome 9, Afil_fr2py, whole genome shotgun sequence:
- the LOC140160879 gene encoding uncharacterized protein codes for MATNHPSSTVSLEEALVCKWMSCYQQFVRLEDLVSHVNERHIRLEKDVEYCCRWDGCQRKGKGFNARYKMLIHVRTHTNEKPHTCPKCKKSFSRLENLKIHNRSHTGERPYVCPVEGCNKRYSNSSDRFKHTRTHLEEKPYFCKVPRCNKRYTDPSSLRKHVKSHGHYANRMDATQASSSPTRIVTPSVSKLTIPSPILPPPPVPRTTSMSILPSISTSPPVTTAGLSEGVIVYPVLVHSPSLPPHYSYVTLPGHLASLGVNPALAVGALSPGLMGNGSRPLDLSSLALPKSVSDLLPKPSTSPPIMSFDLNLNRTAHGDHMDQAQLHKLLKNGANGEQSAKPSIVESTRSTSPQHLSDVAANVSNS; via the exons ATGGCGACTAACCATCCTTCGAGCACTGTGAGTCTGGAAGAAGCTCTGGTGTGCAAGTGGATGTCCTGCTACCAGCAGTTTGTACGGCTTGAGGACTTAGTGAGCCATGTTAATGAGAGGCACATCAGACTGGAAAAAGATGTGGAGTATTGCTGTAGGTGGGACGGTTGTCAACGAAAAGGCAAAGGATTCAATGCAAG gtacaagatgttgattcatGTGAGAACACACACCAATGAGAAGCCTCATACGTGTCCAAAGTGCAAGAAAAGTTTCTCTCGATTGGAAAATCTCAAGATCCACAACCGATCACATACAG GTGAGAGACCCTATGTGTGTCCGGTAGAAGGATGTAACAAAAGATACTCCAACTCAAGCGATCGATTTAAACACACCCGTACCCACCTTGAAGAGAAACCCTACTTCTGCAAAGTGCCTCGATGCAACAAACGCTACACAGATCCCAGTTCGCTACGCAAGCACGTCAAATCGCACGGACACTACGCAAATCGAATGGACGCCACCCAAGCTTCATCGTCACCAACTCGCATTGTTACACCATCGGTGTCCAAGCTTACTATACCGTCTCCGATACTTCCCCCACCTCCAGTGCCGCGGACAACCAGCATGTCAATTCTGCCATCAATATCTACTTCGCCACCAGTGACAACTGCAGGGTTATCAGAAGGTGTGATCGTGTATCCTGTGCTAGTGCATTCGCCATCGCTTCCTCCGCACTATAGTTATGTCACATTACCGGGACATCTGGCTTCGTTAGGGGTAAATCCTGCCCTCGCAGTCGGCGCATTGTCTCCTGGTCTTATGGGTAATGGCAGTCGACCTCTTGACCTTTCCAGTCTTGCCCTCCCGAAATCAGTTTCAGATCTCTTGCCTAAGCCTTCCACATCACCACCAATTATGTCGTTTGACCTTAACCTCAATAGAACTGCACATGGAGATCATATGGATCAGGCACAGTTGCATAAATTGTTAAAGAACGGTGCGAATGGAGAACAGTCTGCGAAGCCATCAATAGTTGAGTCAACTCGGAGTACATCACCACAGCATTTATCAGATGTTGCTGCTAATGTGTCAAATTCATAA